Below is a genomic region from Leishmania mexicana MHOM/GT/2001/U1103 complete genome, chromosome 20.
GCAGTTTAGGGGGTTTTCGTctgatgcggcgcagcgcatgaGCCAACCGAATATGAAGTGCTCTGCCGTGGGGGGTCGCAACCTCAACGGCACGCCTGTAGAGCGTAACACATTGCTGAGGGATGACAAGCTGTCATTGGAGAGCATTATGCTGCAGTTTCTTTGTGGTGAACAGCTTAGGCTCGAGTACGCCATAGAAATTGTTCAGCAGGCTGCACTTGTCCTTCGAACGGAGCCAAACGCGCTTTCCATTAACGACGCTGTAGTTGTTGTCGGGGATGTTCAGGGCCAATACTACGATTTGGTGAAGATTTTAGCGGCTTGCGGCTCCTTGAGCACGACCACGTACCTTTTTCTGGGCAACTACATCGGCAATGGAGGATTCAACTTGGAATGTATTCTTTTCCTGCTGGCAGCGAAAGTTGCTCACCCGCAGTCGATTTTTTTGATCCGAGGAAGCAATGAATCTAAATTTATGGCAGACATTCTTGAACTCGGCAAGGAGTGCCAGCTCAAGTACTCTAGCACTTTGTTGCCGCAGATACTCTCGGCGTTCAACTGTTTGCCACTGGCGGCCATAATCCGAAAAAAGTTTTTCTGCGTTCACTCGGGACTCTCCCCAGACGTGTCACATGTAGACGACATTGGACTGATTCACCGCTTCCGGCACATTCCAACGCGAGGGGCGATGTGTGATATGGTGTGGTCTGAGCCGGATTGGGACACCAACAATCAGCTGTACAACAATGTTGAGGAGCCTTCGGGTGAAACATATGTTCCACGACTCGGTTCGTTCGAGACACGACCACTCTTCATCACGAACAAGCAGCGGGGTCTCAGCTACGTGTTCAACTTTGCGTGTGCAAAACGTTTTGTATCGGCAAACAACCTTCTCTGTATCATTCGAGCTCACGAGGTTCATGAGCTCGGGTTTAAACTGTATCGCCCGCACCCAAACCACCTGTTCCCTTGCATAATTTCTCTCTTTTCGGCTCCAAATTACTGCTCCAGCTTCGGCAACAAAGGAGCAGTTTTAGTGGTCTCAAAGGAAACTATCTGCTTTAAGCAGTTCGAGCCTTCACCTCATCCATGCGTACTGCAAGGTCGAAACGCATTTTCGTGGTCTCTACCATTCTTGGAGAGCAACCTCATGTCCATTTTCCTGACCCTCTTGTCAGGCTCCGATTTTGACCCAACGGTTGCTGACAGATCTGAAAAGGGCTCGAGcaacggagagggaggtgccACGCCACTCATTTGAAGCAATAATAATGGTGGCACACTTCTTGGTGCACAAGGACGCGTTTATTCATGTAGTGAATCTTCGAGTCCTCGTCTCGCAAGCGAGGGCACCCGTTTTCACCTTTTGCTTTTTGCCGCGGATTTCTGTAATGGCTACATCTTAGTTTTTTCTTGCTTTCACTTCCTGCTTTTGGTCTTGTTTTTGTCCTCTTAAATGTGGACCACGAAACGCGACTGTGTTCTCCTCAAGTTCTTGGAGCATGAACGAGCAATGTGTGCACGGCATCTGATCGGCGTGTGGCCCATTCGTTAAGCCACCTCAACCGATACGGTGTGAGTAGGGCAGCCAGCAAAGCCATCTTATTCCGAGGCAGTTGGCACCCAAGAAGTGAACGGTGACAACTTATCAAGCATGCGCTGCATGGTCATCCGCTTTCCCTTTTTCCTCATCTCACTCATTTTCTCATTCCATACTTTTCTATCTCCGCGCTTGCCTCTTCACGCCCAAGCTTGTCTTACGTCTACGTAAACGTCAACCCTTCTGTGTTTTGGTAAAGGTTCGTCTAGCATTTGTGGTACTGCAAGAGCACTACGTTTCTGGCCGTTTTCCATGACTGAAAGTGCTGAagcgctgcagaggcgcatCAACCACGCTATCGAGAACCAGATGGTGCCACCCGAAACGAACTACATCAGtgagctgcttgccgccaGCTTGGCTCTGGATAACTCCAACGAGCAGTTGAGGTTGCTCGATTACCGATGGCAAACTTATCTGGACAAACAGTACGTGCAGTCCCAACGCTTGGACGAGTTTTTGGAAGGGTTAGTGCAGCACCTTCTGAAAAAGAAGCCTGACCGTCCGTTGGAGGAGTTGCTCCTATACCTCGAAAGTGAAAGAAGGCAGTAGTCGCGGTGAGCTCCAGATACGGGCCTGAAATCAAGTCGCATCTCTCGTTGTTTATTGAAGTCTCAGTGCGCCCGCTCTCGCCGAAGCTTGTACCGACTTCTCCGGGTGCTGACCTTGCATATGTCTGACTTCTGCTTTTACAGTGGAACTCTGCTTTTTTCTTATCCCGGGCGAATCTTTTCAAACTGATCAGTACATCAGTGCCTTGTTGACCTTCCCCAACGGCAGCAACCGATGGCGGCTGTCGTTCGTGTTTTCTTCCTCGACTGTGTTACAAGCGGGCTGGTACAAAGGGGGAGCAGAGCAGCACTGTTTTGATTCCTCGTCAGCTGAAAAGCATGCATGCAGGGGGAATGGGGGGTACTGCACCAGTGCCTTCCATACTATGTGCACCGTCGACCTCTCCATCTCGCTCGTgctctccagcagcttctGCGCGCACCCACCGTCACTGTTCTCGTCTCGACCACTACCCTTCTTTCCTTCTGATGGGGCTCTACCGGAGCAAGAGCGCTGAGCGTACCCACGCGCGGCTCTCCGTAGCGTACGAACTCACGTCTTATGATGCTATCGAGCAGCACGACCGCACTGCAATTCgagcgcagcaccgcttgCGCGGTTGCGACTCTGTGTCGGCTTTGTCTTTTAGAAGATGCTCCCAAGAGAAATCGAGCCCGACTGGCCCCATCACAAAGAAGGCACCCGCTTCCCATTCACAAACAGAATGCAACTCGAAGAGTGGCGAGAGGGATCCTTTTCTCCGGTCAGTGCGCCCGCGATGGTAAAGATCTTGGAGGCCATAAAGCAGGCAGTGGAGTACAGCTGCCCCTTCATCAGTTTCGAGTTTGTCGCCTCTACAACGGAGGATGGCGCTATTACGCTGCACGACACAGTCGAGCGTCTGTCCGCGCTTGCTCCGCTCTTTTGCGGCGTACCGTGGGTAAACCACGTCGGAACCGCGGAGACCCCCATCGAGGTCGCTTCCACGTGCTAGTCACTGCTACCTGTCAACTATCAAGTGAATCTCACATGGCACATGAGTGGGCCCGATGAAGTGCTAAAATGGCTGAGTTTCAAAgcgacgtgtgtgcgcaaTCTACTTGTGACAAGGGGTGCTCCCACGGCAGGCTTCACGAACGAGCCGCGCAATTGAGGCACTGGCGTCGGATCCctgagccgcagccgcaggtgCGCATGACAACTCAGGGGAAGAGGCCGAGGTAACCACCACTACGTCCTTGGCGTccgttgctgccgcgcccTCGTCTTCTTCCTCTGGCTCTGCCTTTCCGCACGCTGTGGACCTTATTCGATTTGTGCGCCAGCGCTTTGGCCACTGCTTCGGCATTGTGGTTGTTGCGTTCCCGGAAGGGGATCTCTCTGGCAATGAAAGCTTTGACGTTGCTGCTGCATGGTCCAGTGCACGACGGGACACAGAGCTGCTGTTTCTCAAAAAGAAGCTaagcgccggcgccgactACATTGTGACGCAGGGTATCTTCGATGGATGTGTTCGACCAGTGTTGCAGCTATTGGCGTCGACACGACATTCGCTGCTCAATCTTCCCCAGCGTGCTGCCCGGCTCGCAGGTGTGCCAGCTCAAGTAGTTTGGTGTGCACCGGCTATCCGGAACAGCGGATTTGCGGTGACGCATCGAGtcggcaaaaaaaaaacgacaaGAAGGCAAATTACGCTGTCGTGGCGTTCCAGCAGCTGCCcgtgaagcagctgctggcgcgtggATGCGGCGGAGGGTACTTTTTCACCGTGATTATGGATCACCTTCTCGCCATTCTGAAGGGCATCGATGTCGCCACCCACCGCGTGCCTCCTTGGCGTCCTTTCCAGAacgaggggggggtggggacgCCGGCGAGAGGCTGTACGGCAAGTGCATTGGCCATCTCGAATGGAAAGCTACATGATGTGCACGGCCCATTGGCGCGGCACGATGGGGAAGAGGTGGAATACGCTGTTGGTGTCACTCCACAGTGACACCCTGGCGCTTGGCGAGGCAGGCGTGTATCATGCAAGGCTGCCGCTGGGCAACTGGCCCAAGCCATGCACACAGTTCCTCATGATCCAAGGGATAGCACAACTCCAAGGTGCCCTCACGGAACTAAGTTGAATTTTTCGGGCGTTTCTGGACGGCCGCGGCACTTGTCCGCGCGCGGATGAGCTCTCCAGTGAAGCTGGGTACGTCGAGCACCTTCTCAAGCTGCTCAATGCACGGGGACTGCACACCATTGACTCTCAGCCGCCCGTGAACGGGGTTCCAAGTTTGCACAGGGTTGTCGGATGAGGCCCAGACAATAGGTATGTGTACCAGAAGAGCTACGTCGAGTTCTTCTGTCATTTGTCCTCAGCGCCGATTATGTTCACGACACTCGACAAGTACCGCAACCTCCAATGCATGGCTATGAATGCGCAGGGCAACATGGTGCGTGCACGGTGGAGCATGGAGGGCGGTTGCATCGACGGTGAGGGAGAGCTGCTaaggcacacgcagcagcagcagcagcagcaaggagTGCCCGCTGCCTCACCTCTGACGCCACTGACCCAACAGCAAAGCGCTACTTCACTCTTCAGCACAGACGTCACGGCCATCACGTGGGGTGTCGTTTCTGGGCACAAAGGGATTCAACCcaccatctcctccttgGACTCGTTTTCGCGCGTGGGTAGGAGTGACTTTTGACATGTGGGCCGCGCCTTTCCAACCCAATGACGTCCCTACCCTGGTGCACTACATTCAAACGGAGTGTGTGCTGGGGAGTGTGGTCGATAACGTATTCCAAGAGTCGCTGACGCCCTTGGAGCACGCCGTTGTGGAGATTTGCTCTGAGATCCCACTCTTGAAGCCTTCAGATGTAACGCAGCTGCACCCAAGATCGTTGCTTACCTTTGCGCCGGATGGCGACGCTCAGATGAACGCTCTCGGCCAGTTTATGAGAGCGTCCTGAGCTACTCAGAATGACTGGGAAGGTAGTTGGGTAAGAAGTAGGTGCTCACAGCCACACTTGGCGGATcgcggcgggggaggggcaatCCCTGATTTTTCTCCCGTGCGTAGGGCTGGTAGAGAGGAAATCAGGTGAGGCCCTCGCTCGAACCTGTGCAACAGCCGAGCTCTCCTTCTACACAGACTCGATAGGTTGCAAATGCGGCACACAGAACGTTTTCGTCATCGCTCCCTAATCTGTGAGTTACTTCTTCCTGCGCTCATGCAGctggggggggaggagcgggGATGGGTGCagcgtgtgtttgtgtgtatgaACAGGAGGGGGTATGTCTCCTGTGATTATCCCCTCTTCGCTTCACACCCTTAACCCGCATGCAGACGGAAGTACACCTTCACGTCCGCATCTGCGATGAGCGACGAACGACACCCAATgacgctttttttttgcgttgtTTACAGGTCGGACGCATGGTCAAAGATTCAAGGGGGAAGAAAGATGCCAAAGGCGTTTTTCTTCTCACGGTGTCCATTCTCTGCCATACAGCATGAGCTGAGGTCTTCACTACTCCACCTGTCACAGACCCCATTGCGTGATCCAAAGCAGCGCTGGACACGCgctacagcaatgcgccggcTCAGCCATCTGAGCAACGTAGCTGCCTCAACCTCTATTCAGTCCTTGCTTTGCAGGTCGTCTCACAGCTGCAACCATTGCGACGGTCGCCAGCTGGCGCATTTTCCTCAGGGTGGCGCAGGGCCACCCATCACGACGGAGTGATGACCGGTTGAGATAGGTCCCAGTCGCGTTGAAGCTTCGCCTATCATATGCGCGTTACAGACGTATGAACTGTCGCAgactcacccaccccccgaCACACCGTCATCCAGGACATGAACGCCGATATCACTAGCGCTACACACCACACGGACTTGACTACGTCGTAGGTGCTTGACGgtgtcaccaccagaggtggctcggcattggcaggggatagAGGGGGGGGCTTGACTTGCCCACGGAGCGGATACTAGAGCTTGACACCGCGCTGCGGTGTCCCTCATCATGAAGGAGTGG
It encodes:
- a CDS encoding putative serine/threonine protein phosphatase 2B catalytic subunit A2, which codes for MSQPNMKCSAVGGRNLNGTPVERNTLLRDDKLSLESIMLQFLCGEQLRLEYAIEIVQQAALVLRTEPNALSINDAVVVVGDVQGQYYDLVKILAACGSLSTTTYLFLGNYIGNGGFNLECILFLLAAKVAHPQSIFLIRGSNESKFMADILELGKECQLKYSSTLLPQILSAFNCLPLAAIIRKKFFCVHSGLSPDVSHVDDIGLIHRFRHIPTRGAMCDMVWSEPDWDTNNQLYNNVEEPSGETYVPRLGSFETRPLFITNKQRGLSYVFNFACAKRFVSANNLLCIIRAHEVHELGFKLYRPHPNHLFPCIISLFSAPNYCSSFGNKGAVLVVSKETICFKQFEPSPHPCVLQGRNAFSWSLPFLESNLMSIFLTLLSGSDFDPTVADRSEKGSSNGEGGATPLI